From the genome of Zea mays cultivar B73 unplaced genomic scaffold, Zm-B73-REFERENCE-NAM-5.0 scaffold_542, whole genome shotgun sequence:
TGAGTGCCAGTGCAATGACGTGTCGGTGAACGGGTGCCATCCGGAGTGCATGAACTGCGTCAAGGTCGGTGCAGGAATTCGTCCCGGCATGGGCCCCGGCCCCGTCGTCACCTACCGCTGTGATGACGTTCTCACAAACTTCTGCCAGAGCAGCTGCCCGGAGGCGTAGTTGctgggtggtggtgtcttcttctGACGCCATGGGACGCCAGTACGCAACCAGTTTGCTTCTCTCCAGCTTCGTCAGACAAGAAATAGATAAATAAACAAATGTCACCGGCCGCTCTGTTCGGTGCTTGCTCTTGTTCGTCGTCAGAGAAGAaatagataaataaataaataaataaataaatagccaTATGCATGTCGTCTCACGGTTACAACAGGAGTTGCCTTCGTCTAAACCAGCCTAAGGCTATCCACACTCGTATATATAACTCTAAATTTTTACCTATAAAAATTTTTGTCCTAGATAGCAAAATTCTTTACTCTATATTATAATTCTCTACGGTTATATGTACTTTATATCTCAACTCTATACCAACTATCGCATATTATATTATTTCTTTCTGCCACACGCGTACAGCCACATCGTCTTTCGCGGTTAGCGCACAAGTTTACGCTGTGGAAGGGGGTTGTGGCCAGTTGTCCTAGGGCGAGACGGAGAGGGAAACCCCCTTTTGATTTTTCTAATTTTGATATTTGGTTTGAAGTTTTGGAACGGAATTTTAGAAGACATTGTGGGGAAATTTGCAGTGAACTTTGAGGGATGTTTGGAGAGGATTTATCTAAAATATTTGGAGATATCTGTTGGTGCCGATCTGGACGCCAAACACAAGAACGAACCACCTGATGGTGCTATCTGcggaggcgcggacggtctgccGCACAAGATCAGACTGTCCCACGATCTGGCGCAGGAGTAGCTCCTCTACGTAcgtctggacggtccgcgcctagggCTCGGACGGTTCGCGATAGCACAGAGCGTCGTCTTCTTCGCAGCAGACCTAGATCTCACATCCCGAGAAGGACCACATCAGGGAGGAGAGATTCTAGAGTGTCTTGGCGTCAGCAGTCCACTCAAGACgcctctagtcgacgtagagccgaagagagatgAAAATTCGAGGTAGAGGGAGGCTAAACTATAGCTACTCCTAATACATAAAGTAAAAACGATAAGTACATTTGATTGTATCGATTGTGGGGTGTTCAATCGATTGTAGCCCTTCATcaatataaaggggaggtctggacccgttacaactTACAAGTCGATTCTCAAATTAATCCCGCaggtttagctaacaaatcccacAAGAAATctggaaccctaactgattctgcgcacacgcggacagtCTGTGCTGCTacggcggacagtccggaccgcggacgtTTTTTGCGCTCAACATATGTCGCCTGCCTTTTGGtgtaggttgacgaaccaaaagcatatgcacTACCAGCACCCTTCGGAAAACAATAGATTTCATAAAATCATTTTGTTCCCGAAGTAAGAACTAAGCCTGATGCAAGTCACCGATTTTTCAAACCAATAGGGTGATCATTCAATAGAGCTCTAAcgaataaaggtagttttggattGCATCTTTCTCGACCATGACCATCTGATCAACGGATCAAAAGGTATAGAATGGAGATGCCCCCGATCTaaatagacaaagggactatgcaTGTACTATGGGTTCATCGCCGTACCATTCCATATTTGAACAGGACAATATATCGATGATGAGTAGGCGGGTGAAAAGTATCCTGGCATGACAGGATAGATAAGCGATGCTTG
Proteins encoded in this window:
- the LOC118475664 gene encoding Bowman-Birk type trypsin inhibitor; the encoded protein is MRPQLILVGTLAVLAILAALGEGSSSWPCCNNCGACNRKQPPECQCNDVSVNGCHPECMNCVKVGAGIRPGMGPGPVVTYRCDDVLTNFCQSSCPEA